In Anolis carolinensis isolate JA03-04 chromosome 4, rAnoCar3.1.pri, whole genome shotgun sequence, the genomic window tggaagaactttctcactgtgagagctgttctgcagtagaactctctgccccggagtgtggtggaggctcacaCATGTATGGCAGTCTTTCATGGCTAAGATGGGAAATGATTGTATGGTTCATATGGTTCACATAATGTTTTGTTGGCTCAAGTATCCATGAACAAAAACTGTCAATCTCTAATTCCAAGATAAAGGATGAAGAATGTAATATAGCTGTTTCAGATCCCAGTGTGGCTCCTTATTGTTATCAATAATCCACTGGAAACTTCCTGGCTTGAATATTGCATATTACACAGTGGGCATCATGTTATACTGTACAAGCAAAGTGTAATACTCCACTTGGGACTGTCACATGTGGTCCCCTCCACCCATAGTCCTTACCAAAGGAAACGTCAGAGGTTGAAAACATATTTCTTGGGAGAACCTTGACAAGCTGGCACTGTGTAGGCTCCTCCCTCAGTAAGCTCCCAAGGAAAGAAACCACCACATGCAGGAAACTCTTGTCAAGGGACATCTTAGGCAGGGAGAAATTGCTCTTTAGGAAATTCGGGAGGTTGTTCTCTAAGTCTTATTTTGACTTTGATGTCTGGCCATATCATAGCGGTCTGCAAGGCCAGTAAGGACTACGAACAAAAAACACATGCATATAGCCTGTTGTCAAGCAGCTCCAAGCATTGCCAAATGTCAGTTTTTAAtggtgaaactgaagaagtaccTTGTGAAAAGCTATTTATCTACGGGCTAATTATTCTCCCTTCCGGATCTGCATTCTTCTAATTATCTGAGAGATgagttaaaaaaattaataagccGAGTTTTAAAGAACATAAATTAACAAAGTCACAGTTCAAAGTGACTATAAGTGGGGACTCCGCTACTGGCATCCAAGAACTGAAAGAGGCCAATAAAAGCTATTAAAACATGGAAGATTGAACTTAGTAACAACTACACGTTTACAAAAAGCTAAGGATTGTTTCCTTTATATTGTTTACCCTACTTTATAAGCCTTTGAAATTAGCAGGAAATAAACTCTTAAAGAGAGCTAGAAAGATCTTTACTGCAGTCCATCATGTGTTTAATCAAAATTGAGGCAAAAAACCCCTGATATTTTAGATCAAAAGGTAATTCAAGAAGATTTCAAGGCAAATGGCTCTTAAAGAATTGAGAACATTTGTGGATAAACAAGAAAACAAGTTTTAATTAATTGAAGATGATGAGAAAGACTTTTTCAGCTGATATGAGATATGTAATTCTTTGGAAAAGTTAACTGGCGAACTCAGTTGAACCAGAAATCAGTGGAACTCGAACTTGGGGTTCACAGTCAGGTTGAAATGGTAGAGGAACAAATAGACAAACAGGAGGGAATTTTAGGAGTACCACATGGATTTTAAGGAGAGAGCGATAATTTAATGGGACTTTGTAGCCTTCCAGCAGAGCAGAAAGAAGTCATTCATGTCAAAATGCCCTTAAGTTCTAGCTTATTTCTTGAAAGTTCCACATAAGGTTTAGCTGGGAGACTGAAAAGATCTTTTGACCAGATTCCTATTTGGCCAAACAGAAAAACCTGCACAGAGACATGGTAGATAACTTTGTAACATCGCTGAATAGTGATTTGATTCTAAATCAAGGATGAGATACAGAAATAGGATTGACAAAGACTTTGAGGCCTTCCAGcagagcagaaagaaaaaaaaaacatgacacAGAGAAGATGAAGGACTATGAGAATTGCTAATAAAGACATGTGAATTAGCTGAGGGGCAAAATGACTAGGGCGACTAAGAAGAAATATCTGTCCAATTTTAAGAAAGATTGGGATTTGCTTTATTACTTtgttacaataataatgatgagagCATTTGTCAATTGTGAGATCCATGAATTAAAGGACTGTCATTAAAAGTAGAAGTGTGACTATATAATATCATTTAATGGAAGTAAATTAATAAGAGATATAACCATCAGATAAAGAGTGAGAGGTTAATAGACTGGGTTTTTATCTATTACTTTTGTATTTTGTGCGTGTTTATTCATGTGTTCCCTTTCTATGTTTATATTCTCTACTTGCGTGCTTAATTGTGTTGGAACTATAGGTTAAATGTAGATGTATAGCTTTTAAAACATATAACCTTAAAAACTTTTTGTATGTTCTACTCTTGTGTAACCatgtttcttgtttttctgatcaaaaaatattttgaaaaaagaaaatagaaaccaTTGCTTGGCTGGGTGCAGGTGGAAGGAGCCTGGCTAAAATCCATTTGAGATCCAGGAAGACAATGACAGTTTTTTTCCCCTGGGTGGACATCCTTCACCTTTCTCCAGTCACTAAATGGTCATGGAAACATATTCCTGTCCTCTGCAGCTGTCTTCTGGTAGGACAAGGGATGCTGCTCAAGCAGGCATTCAACAATCCCTTCTGCAACATCtccaaaaggaaataaattgGCATAATCCCAGATCATGTATGTTGTCAAAATTGATTGATCCAATATGTTAAAATGTATTCTGTGgtttaagtttttttttactttactgtatgcacatacaatccCAACATGGATAAGGATCAGCATATGCAGAAGATAAATCTCTTGCCTCCATCTGGATTGTGTTTCCTGCGGTCTATTGCTGACAGCTACACAAATCTACTGAAGTGATACAAATATGTTAGGGACTAAGGAAAATACACTGGTTTCAAAATGCTGCACAAGGAAACATTCTAATCACTCTAAAGAAATGTCACGTATATTAATACACTTGGGCATCATACTTTCACCTATATACAATTCTGTGCATCATACATTCATTtcctataaatatacaaatattctaTTTTACCTGTGATTGTGCTAAATGAAACCTTTGTGAAACAGAGATAGGTGTGGAACTTTGATTTTCAACaggttttgtatgtttttttggTTTTCTATTTTTCAACTTTATGTCAAAAACCCGACCAAGCTCCCTGAAATACATTAAAAGCAACATCTATTAGAATCAATGACTGTGAGGAAAAGGCAACAGTAAAGGcagtcccgagttacaaacatccggtTTACAAACGACTCAAAGTTAATAACGGGGTGAGAAAACACGAAAtgtgagaaatctacccctaggaagggaaattcactcctggaaatgttatcatggggaaaagatgtctccactgaggctttctcaccaatccttgtttccacagcaagtcatttttttcaaaattatcgcagggacagaaagtgagatgaaatcttttgaacagaggcataaacagcaaaacaaatgccacagagtTGTTGACCCTTCCCTATATTATCCAAGcttgcatacacacacatgtctGGAGTTACACATAATGTACCAATTCCAACTTACACATAAATTCCAGAACATATCATGTTcttaacttgaggactgcctgtacctaATGAAATATTTGTATTGCAACACTGCTTTATACAAGTCTGGAAGAGTAATGTTCTTCATAAAAGCCAGCAAAATTAAAATGGCTGTAGTGGAATTGTTTAAATGTGCAAGAGAAATATTTTCTAGCTGGTAGCACAGTGTCATGGTTTTCATCACCCCTGTAGTGAATGGCTGTGAAGACAGATTCTGGGTTCAGGGTGGCAAAGTTTTTAAGTGGTTCAAAATCAGAATGAAACTGAAAACATGTGAAGTTTCTTAAGGGTGATGTACAATTCAAGATGGTGCAACAGACAGTGCAAGCTGTGATACAAGAGACATTTGGAATAAACTATCAGCAGTCAACCATTTCTATAGGGAAACATAGCTATTATTTAGCTGTCAAAACTTGTTATAAAACATTGCCATGAAAAAATATGGTGCAGTTAGTAATCTGAAGGGTAGAATGAAAACCTGAAAAGGTCTGTCTATGATGTGATGAAacttataatgatgatgataaatagaaGTATGTAAATATGTTCTTTTAAATCTAAGAAAGTAAACTGGAGGAAATAAActttaggtaggtaaaggttttcccttgatgttaagtccagtcgtgaccgactctgggggttggtgctcatctccctttctaagccgaagagccggcattgtccattgacacctccaaggtcatgtggccggcatgactgcatggagcgccgttaccttcccaccagaatggtacctattgatctactcacatttgcatgttttcaaactgctaggttggcaggagctggggctaacagcgggcgctcattccactcccggtatttgaacctgggactttttggtccgcaagttccgctcagcgctttaacacactgtgccaccaggggccccaaaaaTAAACTTTAGCCACAtctgaaaatgttaaattgcaatGAAAGACATCAGTTCTCCACATCCATGGGTTTTACACCCACAGATTTAACTGACCATggttcaaaatatatatatatatacatacacacatacacacacacatttttttccacagatttgagtatccacagagtcctggaaccaaaccccagtggatagaAAGGACCCCAGCATAATTCATGGTTCCAAGGTTAAAAAATGAGATGAAAGCCAACATATATTTGGAATGGCAGGGTACATGTAATAGTTTCTGATCCTTTTAAAGACCAGCAtgcctcttctttctctctgatGTCTGAATCTAAGCAGTGGATAGATGTTGATATGATTATGGCTTTAACCATTGAGAACATTTTTAACATTTGGTGTTAAAACAAACCAGTCTCACTGAATAGCAAGCCTTCTACTTTGATACAGCAATCAAGTTAGAAAGCTGTGGAGCTAAGCAGTTAACACTTCCACCTTTTTCTTTAGTGCAAGTGATCCCCGGTACAGGGGGAGATTGCCACAGGAACCTCACTTTTGCCTGCAGCTGGAGAGATCATTCACAGGAAATAGGAACATCAGTCaacccaggctgtggcacagctggctagtaaccagctgcaataaatcactactgaccaagaggtcatgagttcaaagcccgggtcgggttaagcccccgaccattaaatagcccggcttgctgttgacctatgcagccccgaaaaacagttgcatctgttaagtagggaaatttaggtacgctttatgcgggaggctaatttaactaatttacaacaccataaaactgccagcaaaacacgaggaaaggaatgaggaagtacagccactagtggatggtgaagcaacagctccccttgtggccagaatcatgaagctggaaaaatgttaaatgcctctgtgtctgtctatactgaatgttgtttgtctgttggcattgaatgtttgccatatatgtgttcattgtaatccgccctgagtcccctttggagtgagaagggcggaatataaatactgtaaataaataaataaattgtcaggGATAGTAAACTTCTAAGCCCAGAGTCAAGgaagccttacaacaggcagtaAAAACAGGTTTAGACAGATATGAACTCCTTCTGTACTTATCATGAACCCTGTGATATAAACGGATACTCCTAGGGATGTTTCTCCACCTCTTCTCCTGTCAATCTTCTCTCTGCTCTTCCCTAGAATGCATCTAGGgatcatctacactgacctattatcccaaggggggggggggtgtcagctcTGTGTTAACAAAAGTAATGGATTGCTCCTAATTATCACAAATCTGTAGCAAACAACTATGGGTCTCTTTAAGCAGTTGGGCCGGTTCCAAATATATTTTACATGACCATCCCCAGGAACACAGGATGACACTTATCATTCCCCATATTTGTTGTAGGAGTGACCGCAggcatggcatgcctagtatctaTCATTTGTTGCCTGAAGAGACATTGGCTGGGGTACCAGGAGATCGGAGAAAGAGGGGAAGGAGGGGGCAGTTCCCCCCCCATGCATTGCTCTGGTTCCCTGACTGACATCATTCCAGGTGACCAGAGACAAACACTAGCCATATTGTACTCATTGGCTGCCACTATCACGAGAATGGGAGCCAAACAATAAAATTGGCCATCTACTGCTGCTGGATGGTCAACACTTCTTCCTACCTCCACAGCCGCCAAAGGGCTGGCAGTCAAAACCATCCTGGATCTTATCGGGAATTTCACACTTCAGATTGGCCCCAGGATAAAGTGTCCATATAGAGATGCCCCTGAATAACTTTCCTATCTTAAAATGGAGTTCCTATAATGAAGCTGTCAGTTGGTTTTCTCATTTGTGTCTTTGCACATTAATCAGGATCTCTAACCACTCTAACTACATATTCTATCAAAGGAATAGAATTTTCACCAAAGAATTGGTGCAATATGGCATATCCTGGTAAATTATGATGGGCCATATTTCACCACATGGCTAATTGTGGTAGTAATGCATTTGTACCTGCCCAATAAGGAGCCCCCTTgtcgtagtgggttaaagccttgtgacttgaaggttgggttgctgacctgaaggctgccaggttcgaatcccacccagggagagcgcggatgagctccctctatccgctccagctccatgtggggacatcagagaagcctccaaagatccgggcatcccctgggcaacgtccttagagacagccaattctctcacaccagaatcaactcaggttgctccttaCACGGGGGAAAAAAAACCTGCCCAATAGTATTTCGGCCtttatttctaataataatttattattaaataaataactatCAAGATCATACGGTGATTATCTGGGATCAATAAAAGGATTTAAACATTACAAATAGATCACATATAACCATCACAGTAATATACAGAAGtcatctttcaaatatttttaacaaAATGAAATAGTAAAACCTATTTTAAACCTACCTTCTTTTATCAAACAGGTAACAACCTGTTAATGCCAAAGCAAGGAAAGCTATCCCAAAAATAGTAGCAACTGCTATAAGAGCAGAGGTTAAACGCTTCAGAACAtctaaacagaaaaaaaattagtTAGCATAGAAAAATTATGCACCCAACATTATACTTGGAAcgttaaaaaaacattaaaattcctTCAGTATCCTCTTAAGTACACATCATCAATTCCATATGATCAAACAGAAGTCTGTATGCTCCACAGCAATTAACCAGAGTGAAAGAAAGCAAGCTGAAGTGAAAGGATAGTTGGGATATAGTGACATATACTTTTACCTATCTTCTATTTTTACCAGCTTCTATTTTTACTagcatcatatttttaaaaattacacaattctaTTTGTATTCAGAGGTAAATAACACCAAAATTGATGTTTCATCTTATTTATAAATCAATTTATCAAAATGGTTTTgacctgaatcccctttggggtgagaagggcggaatataaatactacaaacaaacaaacaaacagctttTATAAAGTTACACAAAACTAAATGCTTTGGAAGAAAAGGCACCTTTTACACAATGCACAGGTAAGTTGAATCAAGAATATCACAACTATTTCTTCCTGTGTAAATATGAAGTGGGAATGCCCTTTCAATGCTGGTGCCTACCATTTAGATTTGTGTAAGGTAtttacactaaaaaaaattaacatttaaaaaaatctaattatcaaGTCTTTTTATATCAACTGAATTTTAACTTATTAATCTAACTATCCAGTCTATTAATTATTATAGCCTTTATTCTTTGAAAATACAACATTTATATCTAGAAGAATCCCAAAATAAACATACCTACAGGTACTGGTACAGATCCTCCTTGTGCTGATCGTTTGGTTCTTTTAACAACCAATGGACTATTAGAAATGTGTTTACAGAGAAATATATCTTCTGTATCAAGATGCTTTCTTACCATATGGGCTTTCAAACTTTTAATTCTATATCTCTCCTGGGTAACATTAgaatatttttttcctctctgggaggAGTGTATGAGATATTGCAGTGTGTTCATCATAAGAACTGATGGTTTTGCTGGATTGACTTCTGAATTAAATTTTCCACAGTATACTTCTATAGTTATCTTAATAGTTGGAAAGGCAGGATGTATTACAGAAGGTTGCATTTGCacttttttccattttccaaTTAGTTTTTTATTTCTGTACATTTGTCTTCGAAATGTGAATATGTCATTTCCTTGAATATTAGACATGCTATGTGTTGAGAACATCTTCTGTACATCACTATTTCTTTGATAAGTACATGCATGCACAAACAGACACCTGTGgttttcattcatgttttttttagcTAGCATTTTCTGTTTCCACACCTTCATCATTTCTCTGTTGGGAAAGCTTGTGGTCCATTGAAAACTTTGACATGATAACACATAATTTCCAAAATCCATATATTggccttctttctctgaaataactTCTTTTAGTCTATCAGTAAACATTCCATAATTAATTTTATCaaaagcatttctgttttctttagAATATTCTTTGCTATGATCTGATATTTGAtcattatattgtttatattttttcatTTGCAGCATGCCTGTGTTAATATGTTGTTTTAGCATTCGTACTTGATTTAACtttaatttcagaatgttttcaaAAACTTCCTGACATTTTAGGACAGCATCTAATAtaaaatttgcttgaagtgcTAAACAACTCAGTGATGACACAGTttctatgtatttattttcaaCACATATATGTGATTCCTCAATTCTTTTAGTGTCAGGTTTAATTCTAACATTAACTATACTGTGGCATTTCATTTTCAATTGAAACCTATTATTCAAAATTGTATTCCACATTTTT contains:
- the LOC103278698 gene encoding uncharacterized protein LOC103278698 isoform X3, which produces MVRVGALAMAVLLLLVPASGHPALARRLRELRPGHGVKYQQVSITTVKNYAYKTSVNVILNQSTLRRSSRNLKSFKRNLEVPRKNDYMNCQQTNMLKRVIPSRRKLYLIARRCTHISRRHLKTNKHIQGGQSRKMWNTILNNRFQLKMKCHSIVNVRIKPDTKRIEESHICVENKYIETVSSLSCLALQANFILDAVLKCQEVFENILKLKLNQVRMLKQHINTGMLQMKKYKQYNDQISDHSKEYSKENRNAFDKINYGMFTDRLKEVISEKEGQYMDFGNYVLSCQSFQWTTSFPNREMMKVWKQKMLAKKNMNENHRCLFVHACTYQRNSDVQKMFSTHSMSNIQGNDIFTFRRQMYRNKKLIGKWKKVQMQPSVIHPAFPTIKITIEVYCGKFNSEVNPAKPSVLMMNTLQYLIHSSQRGKKYSNVTQERYRIKSLKAHMVRKHLDTEDIFLCKHISNSPLVVKRTKRSAQGGSVPVPVDVLKRLTSALIAVATIFGIAFLALALTGCYLFDKRRELGRVFDIKLKNRKPKKHTKPVENQSSTPISVSQRFHLAQSQLLKLTP
- the LOC103278698 gene encoding uncharacterized protein LOC103278698 isoform X2, producing the protein MNCQQTNMLKRVIPSRRKLYLIARRCTHISRRHLKTNKHIQGGQSRKMWNTILNNRFQLKMKCHSIVNVRIKPDTKRIEESHICVENKYIETVSSLSCLALQANFILDAVLKCQEVFENILKLKLNQVRMLKQHINTGMLQMKKYKQYNDQISDHSKEYSKENRNAFDKINYGMFTDRLKEVISEKEGQYMDFGNYVLSCQSFQWTTSFPNREMMKVWKQKMLAKKNMNENHRCLFVHACTYQRNSDVQKMFSTHSMSNIQGNDIFTFRRQMYRNKKLIGKWKKVQMQPSVIHPAFPTIKITIEVYCGKFNSEVNPAKPSVLMMNTLQYLIHSSQRGKKYSNVTQERYRIKSLKAHMVRKHLDTEDIFLCKHISNSPLVVKRTKRSAQGGSVPVPVDVLKRLTSALIAVATIFGIAFLALALTGCYLFDKRRELGRVFDIKLKNRKPKKHTKPVENQSSTPISVSQRFHLAQSQGSRRNQTALASVTAAEAYSIKESDFIIVKQIYDNSDSEDSSGMSHDHHGLTVKSRAYVFSSRSNESIRSFCGDVGDLSSSLPSSADEIKTKNSFTNLPNSIVKGKESVPQPESSHDNQEQCTSGDLLLQLKRTKDSPELSFSDEITIENQVSNPSATTPKEKEMFPVIPQPDYLCGNQEQCTTSSDTEPQLKKTTDSSQPYLLAEITVEDQVSNMPTTIPKEEELVPVVTQPGCHNYKQCTFSDVPQLKGDSISKSKSENDIRLSSCRGP
- the LOC103278698 gene encoding uncharacterized protein LOC103278698 isoform X1, which produces MVRVGALAMAVLLLLVPASGHPALARRLRELRPGHGVKYQQVSITTVKNYAYKTSVNVILNQSTLRRSSRNLKSFKRNLEVPRKNDYMNCQQTNMLKRVIPSRRKLYLIARRCTHISRRHLKTNKHIQGGQSRKMWNTILNNRFQLKMKCHSIVNVRIKPDTKRIEESHICVENKYIETVSSLSCLALQANFILDAVLKCQEVFENILKLKLNQVRMLKQHINTGMLQMKKYKQYNDQISDHSKEYSKENRNAFDKINYGMFTDRLKEVISEKEGQYMDFGNYVLSCQSFQWTTSFPNREMMKVWKQKMLAKKNMNENHRCLFVHACTYQRNSDVQKMFSTHSMSNIQGNDIFTFRRQMYRNKKLIGKWKKVQMQPSVIHPAFPTIKITIEVYCGKFNSEVNPAKPSVLMMNTLQYLIHSSQRGKKYSNVTQERYRIKSLKAHMVRKHLDTEDIFLCKHISNSPLVVKRTKRSAQGGSVPVPVDVLKRLTSALIAVATIFGIAFLALALTGCYLFDKRRELGRVFDIKLKNRKPKKHTKPVENQSSTPISVSQRFHLAQSQGSRRNQTALASVTAAEAYSIKESDFIIVKQIYDNSDSEDSSGMSHDHHGLTVKSRAYVFSSRSNESIRSFCGDVGDLSSSLPSSADEIKTKNSFTNLPNSIVKGKESVPQPESSHDNQEQCTSGDLLLQLKRTKDSPELSFSDEITIENQVSNPSATTPKEKEMFPVIPQPDYLCGNQEQCTTSSDTEPQLKKTTDSSQPYLLAEITVEDQVSNMPTTIPKEEELVPVVTQPGCHNYKQCTFSDVPQLKGDSISKSKSENDIRLSSCRGP